In the genome of Urocitellus parryii isolate mUroPar1 chromosome 7, mUroPar1.hap1, whole genome shotgun sequence, the window TCGGCCCCAGCACCTAGGGGGCCTTTTCTCCAGAGCCTTCAGCCCCTGAGGCCAAGCTTTGGCTCATCTCTGGCTTGTGGCGTCTGTTCTCACCCTGCGCCCCAAGCCGTGGAGGTTGGACCCAGCTGGGCGGCTTCTCCACCAGGCTGGCAGCACAGGGCCAGGGCCTTGAGCACAGTTAGGGCCCCATCAGCACGtcctaatttcttttaaaaccaaGAGCCGGGCATGTTGACTCATGCTGTGagcccagcaactccagaggctgaggcaggaggatctcaagtttgaggtcagcctcagcaatttagcaagaccctgtctcgaaaaaaaaaaaaaaaaaaaggctggggatgtggctcagtgtccctgagttcaattcccagtgtgtgtggggggtgaggAGGAATCCCAAGAGAAAATATGTAAACCAAAGTGATGCAGCATTTTAACAATTTTCATGATGGAAGGAACCCACCCCAGTCATACTGCCAACCTGGGATTGTATCTATCTTATCTGTCACCCCAGCACCTTCCAGAGTGCTTGGCATAGGGTAGGTGTTTGACACTTATTTGACAAATAAATGAGCCAGCACtacagatttttgtttgtttgttttcagaaaatacaACCTCCAGCTCTCTGCAGTCAGCTCTCATTTGCCTGAGAGCCAGGGAGGAACCCTGGTTGTAAGAAACACTAATCCCACccactccggaggctgaggcaggaggattacaaattcaaggctggCCCCagggaatttagcaagaccctgactcaaaaattaaggggctggggatatagctcagatggtagagcgcttgcctggcatgcccaaggcccagggttccatccccagcaccaccagaaaaagttaaaagaacaaaGTAAGGAAAGGACTTAGGGGTGTAGCTGGGGGTGTCCCCACTGTAAAtcaataacaaataaacaaatcaataaaaaaaaatagtggggtGGAAtatgtggggtggggtggatgtggttcagtggcagagacGTGGTTAGCATGTGCAGGACCGAGGCTCAATTCTCAGTATAGAAGGGGGCAGgcgaggaggagggaggaagtaaggaagaaagaaggggaggaagTGCTATTGCTCAGGGCCGTCTTTCTGGTCAGCCAGGAGAGGACAGAGGGCAGGCCTTGGGCGGCCGACTTCTCAATGCCTTCCttctgggctggggtgtagctcagttggtagagcgcttgccttgcatgcagaagaccccgggttcaattcccagcaccacaaaaaaagcaCTTCAATGACTTCCTTCCTTTGATTTTAGGATGTGGAATTAGAAAGGTTGTCCTATGCAGCCGGGTtcggtggcacatgcttgtaatcccaaggactcaggaggctgaggcaggaggattgcaagttcaagcaatttagtgaggtcctaagcaacttagggagaccttgtcttaaaataaagagggttggggatgtggctgtaCAATCCctgtacccaccccccaaaaaagaagaaagaaagctttTCCTATTCAGCCACTCCTCAAGTGTACCCACACAGTGGCCCTCTATTAGTGAAAAAAAGGTGCTGATTTTCTCAGTCATGCAGGTGATTGATAAGGTAAGGATATATCCTTTTCCTCACGGGACTCCACAAATCTTTTTCatgctttaaataaaaaaatgtgacttgGCCTAGCATGATGGTGTACAGCTCTAATCCCAGCAagtggggaggctgaagcaagaagatcccaagtttaaggccagcctctacCACtacacccctgagctacatccccagtccacttttattttgagatgtgatctcactaagttttctAGCCTGGCctgaattttcgatcctcctgcctcagcctccagagtcactgggattacaggtgtggcatGGCCTGGGGCCTCTTTTCCAAGGATACTAATTCTATTCACAAGGGCTCCACACTCATGACCTCCATGACCTCCTGAAGTCCCCACCTCCAGGGGGATGGTTAAGATGTTGACAATGTAAACATTCAGTCCGCTGCTCTGTATTTGGAGACCTCGGCTGAGACCTTGGCCTGGAATGTGACCTTGGCCCTCCCCAGGCCTCATGGATTGCTTTTAGACCTTAGTGTTAGGAAGCGTCCATCTGCTTCTGGGTTCATCGTGACCTTGTGAGTCTTGAAGCCGGCTAGTTGCCCTCTTTGCTTTGACCAACAGGAAGCTCAGAGCCCCGGGTGCAGCCTGCCTCTGAGAACTGCGGTGGGTGGCCCACCTGAGAGGCTTCCTCGGCCCCGCCCCCGGTGGGTTGCACCGATGGTTCCTGCCTTGTTCTCGCTCTCATCTATTTTTGTCCTATTGTAGTTGATTATCTCTGTAGACCGCCTCCAGAACtttctggaacaaaacagggcacagaaggaaaataaaatgcagtCCATCCCTGTGGCCTTGGTAGATATTTTTCCACGTGCCAAGGGTCACTGGGGTTGGATTCCTGCGAGGAAGGCGGCCACCCTGGGCTCCTGAGGCCACTCCTGGGCGTCTCCCTTTGGAAGAACAAGCCTGGCCTCGGGTGGGGGCAACAGGTTCCAAGGCCAAACCACTGACATCCATCTGCCTGGGAACGCTGCTCCCTCCTCCCAAACCTTCTCTCCCGACTCCCATCTGTCGGTTGGCCGGGAGCCACGGGGCCTGCAGAAGACTgcaaaggggaagggggagggaagccTTCCATTTTTATTCCTAACTTTCTTTCCTGCATCTCCAATGGGGCCTCAGGGCCCAGGAGTGAATTGTGCCCAGGTTAACGGCTCAGGTGAGGGGCGTGCCAGGGAGGGGGCCTGCCCACGGGTGGAAAGGCTGTCCTGCAAGGGTCCAGCCTCAGGGGCAGCCCAGGAGGGGCCGGGAGTGTGGCAAACACCTGAGCCCGGCCGCTCCATCTTGCCCCAGTCCTGGCATCTCCCCGCCGCCCCCGCCGTGGGCCCATGGGTCCACCCCCGCAGCTGGCCCTCCCCTGCCAGGCCAGAGCCAAAGATGCCAGCCATCTCCACCTGGGACTGCCCTGCCCATCTCTAAACCACGGGCAGGAGCTGAAGAATTCCTCAGATATCTGCCATCCTGGGTTCCCCTGGGAACGTGTCACAGCCTTGGTGGAGAGGAGGGGTGGCTTGGGTACAGGTGACAATAGGGTCAAAGGTGAACACCATGTGGGACAGCCTCCATGGCAGCTCTGGTCCTGTGTGACAGAGACGGAAGTGAACTTGGCAAGGGCAGGGCCAGCAGCCGGGTGGGAGGGAGGTGGGTCTCCCGGGAGTGCTGCAGCTGGGCCTCTGTCCTGCGAGGCCCCACCAGGCACTGGCCCCACCTGGTCACTCCAGGTCCCAGAGGGGAGGTCATCAGGCGGGAGGACTAGTGATCCTGAGGAAGGGCACTggagcccaggcctgggctgCACCTGGACACTCCATTGACCAGCCCCTGGGGTGCCCCAGTTCCTTCTCCTTGAGCGGCCCCACCCGTAAATCGGGGCCCACAGGAAGAGCGTGGACCTCACTGAGTTGTGAGGAGCTTTAAATGGGGCCTGTGCGGAGACCAGCACCTCGCACGCGGCAGTCGCGACTGTGAACACATGCAGCCGCCATCGCGCTCACAGAACCAAACAGGAGGTGCCCCAtgggagcagggggtggggatggaggaggtgggcctgGGCGGGGCAGGCAGCTTCCTCAATGGGCCAGCGGCTTTGGGTCCCCTCAGTTTTGGGGAAATGTTGGCTGAGAGCTGAATTAAAATCACTGCATGGTCACCCGGAATCAGCTGCCGGTCCTGCTTTGAGTTGTCCAGGTAGGAGGGTCCCCACGGAACACCATTAAGCTGAGACACTCAGTGTCTGCTATCTCGGGTGCGTCTCAGGACCAAGGgcatggggagggaagagggaggaccCCGAGCCCACCCACCCAGGGAACACCGGCTTGGTCTACAGAGCTCAACACCTGGCCTCAACGCAGGAGAAGCTCCTGTCATAAGCCGTGAACAGCCAGGGGCGAGCGGCAGCacccacctgtcatcccagcaactcaggatggggcaggaagattgcaagttcaaggctggcctctgcaacctagcaagaccctgtctcaaaatgaaaaagggctagggaggtgGCTCTGTGGCTAGgcgcccctggggtcaatccctgatacaagcaaacaaaaaactgaagACCACTGGACAGCACCTAATTCTGAAGGTGGAGGAACCGAAGCCGCTCAGAGAGGGAAAGCAACTGGCCCCGAGGCCACCTGGTGGAACTGGGCAAACCACAGGTGGAGCTCTATGCGAGCAGCCTCGGGGTCTCCCTGCGGGTCCCTGGTGGTGGCTTCCCATGGTGGTCAATACAGATACTGGGCTGAGAACCCTGGATTCTCCCACTGGTAATTATAATtcaccaacttaaaaaaatcctGGGCCAGTCCCTGTGGGTGAGGTGGCTTTTCCCCTGGATTCACACCGTCCGGAGGGACAGCCCCACTCACGGCCCTCGGCTGCACCTTCCCGGGCCTCACCTGAAGTGCCTCCCTCCAACAGCACGTCTGAGCCAGGTGGCAGCCCCATCACCTGGGCTGGGCTGTCCTTGTgtgccccagccctgctccctgtcACTCTCCTTCCCTGGGGGCCACTGCACCCCGCACCGCCTGGCCACATCCTTCATCAGCTCTACTGAGACTGTCTGGGTGGAGGGACCTGGGCGACACTTAATTATGCCTCTGACTGCTTCCCCGGGAGGAGGTGCCTGGGGGAGAAGGGCAGGGCTTCCCGCGTTTCAGGACAGGAGCAGGGCCTGCCCAGGCCatgctccctcctcagagcagccctgGCCGAGGAGAGCAAGGGGGTGAGGTagcctgggggcagggggcacCCAAGGCCGTGAAGCTTTGGGGGGTgtgaggggcaggggctggggatcaaTGATGTTCTGATTCCAACTCTGGTTAATCGGCGACTTCGGAGACGCAGCCGTCGGCCTGTCAAAGCACATTTCTTCACCTGGGAAATGGTGACAGGAGGAGAGATGCTACCTCCCTGAGCAGCAGGACTGAAGGGAGAGCATGCccccagggggtgggggtggggctctccagaaggaagggggaggggagctaAGTGGGAGGCCCAGGAGAACACGGCCCCTCACTCCATCAAACAGCTCCTGTTACGCAGCGTCCACACCAGCTTCGAAAGAGCGTCCACACCAGCTTCGAAAGAGCGGGACGAGGAGGTGCGCAGAGGCTCAGTGACCAAGGCCCCCAACTGGCCAACAGTACCAGGGTTCCAGAGCCCGGAGGGCCACCAGGCAGGGGGCTCAGGAGACCTGTCCTTCCAAGGGGCTCCCGTGTTTGCAGTGCCACAGGGGAGGGGACGGCCCCCAGGGTCAGAGGGAAGCTGCACCGGCAGCCCCAGAACTCCTGACAGTCCCCCCCATCCTGAAGTAAGCCCCCCAAAGCGCAGAGACAAACACAGGCACGCTGgagggctgttttttttttttttttttttttttttttttaatgtcttcttgCTGCTTTAACAatatcatgaaaaagaaaatacagttttaaaGTCTGGAGCTGACTGGATGGGGTTTCAGGACCGCGGGTGGGCAGCCTACCCACTGCCAGCTCGCCCATCTCGGGAGCTAAGCTACGGAAACAGGAGCACCCAGGGGCGCTGGGTCGCACCAGGTTAGTGTCTCAGAGTCGGGGTCCGGCCAGCCCGGGGACGCGGGTGCATCCGCCAGACTGGCCCAGGCCCCCTGTTGTAGTTAGCGCTCTTCCCCCCTCCTGCGGGCCAGAGACCAGGCAGTGGGTCAGCCTGTTCCCAGGACAGAAAAATAACCGGCTGTCCCCCCTGGGGCTCCTTCTCAGGCTTCTCCTCGGTCTTCTGGGGAAGACTGAGGGAGGCAGAGTGAGAATCTGAGCTTCAGAAAGACAGCACAGGACTGTTCAGTGTAAGAATGTTCCAGATGTTACAGGGGGACACTGGTACTCAAAACCAAGTCTTTGTTTACCTGAAACTCAAATGAACCCAGCCTTCtggtttgtgttttgcttttgctaaatctggcaacctCCTGGCCTGGCAGTGGgggaggagcctgaggcaggaaggggaAGAACCCTGGGGGGGGCCCCGGGCAGCTGCAGGGACACAGCTCCCCCTCAAggatgtgttatttttttctttaacaatcattttccagaactttcctacatggggcaggggcaggaacAAGAGCCACTCCTACCCCCTATCGCTGGAGTCGGGCTGGGTTCTTTGCCACAGGACCGGCCCCAGACGTTGAGTGTGCTGACGGCCCCTGAATTTCCAGAAGAAGGAGTAAAAAGGTTTTCTAAAAAAGATTGCATTTTCCTTCTGGTGGCAGCCTAGGGACAGTTCCTGATGTTGCTCTCTATGGGATCTGAACATGATAATAACAAAGGACAAATACAACCAAAGGGCTCGGCCCCAGCCCTGTTCCTAGTGTCATCCTGGGGCTCTCCTTCTgcgccccccacccctgcccccgcTCCCAGGAAGGGGCTGTGCTCAGTGTCCAGCTGGCTGTCCTGCTCCAGCCTGCTCCCAGGGGCTCCAGGCTTCCGGGGCAGGAGTCAGGGGAGGGACTTGTGAGCGCCCCCTTCCTCCTGCTGCACGAGGCCCCATTGAGAGGAAGGGGCGTCCAGTGTCCTTGGCCCTGGAGCAGAGGCTGCCTCTGGTGACCCGCGTGGCTGCGCGTGGCAGGAACTCAGGTTGACATCTGGCATCCATGTGAGGCCaggctggaggagagggaggcGAGAGGAAAAACGACTCCTGCTACAAGAACACAGCGGGCCTCTGCAGCTGCGGGTCGCGACGCAAAGCCAGGCAAGCCCCTCCTGTGGGCCCTGGGCCTCCTCGGGCCCCAAGTCCTGGAGGGCTCGGCCGGTGCCCCTCATCCGCGAGGTCCAGGGAGGCTCTgggtgcccccccccccgcatgGTAAGGTCAAAGGTCACACAAAGGTCAcagtggggagggggcagagagaAACACGCAGCCCCAGAGCTCCCAGGAGCGGCGACCTGCCCACAGGCTCACACTCGGatctcgtcctcctcctcctcctcgtccatGAAGGACAGCTCCTTGTCGGGCTGCCTGGGGAGGGTGACCCGGGCCCTGTCTGGGCCCCTGATGGCCGGGCTGCGCTCCTCCAGGACACCCGACGTGCAGCTGGAGAGGGAGCTGCTGTCCCTCGTGGTGTGGCTGCCCACGCTGCGGGccgagctggggctgggggcagccGCCGCCCACCCCTCGTCCTCCAGAGCGTGGGAGGGCAGCGGGGCCAAGTCTGGGCCGCCCTTGCCGTCCTGCCTCACCAGGGGAGGGGCCGCCTCGGCCACCGGGGGGCCCTGGGCGCTGCCCCCGAGGCCTTCTTCTTCACGGTAGCCGCCCCCGTCCTCCTCCGGGTCCCACTCCTCTTTGTCCATGATGCTGAGGACGTCGCCCAGCATGGAGGGCCCCAGGTCGATGTGGAAGGACAGGATGGACTCGGCGTGCTTCAGCCCGTAGCTGGCCTTGGGCACCACGGGCAGATCCGTCAGGTCCCCGAAGGCCTGCTCATCCAGCAGGGGGTCAGGGGGGTAGGGAGCCACTGCCCCGTTCCGCCGGGGACCCAGGTCCCCCGCGCCCGCCTCCTCCCCGCTGCCCTCTCCGGCACCCAGCTTCTTCACGGGGCTGGACGACAGGCTCTTGGGCAGCTTGCTGGAGCCCTTCTCCGCAGCATCCTTCTCGTTGAGCTGGGGCAGGGACATGGCATTCTTGACAAAGAGTGCCGACTCGCGCAGGGAGCCCAGCATGTCTCTCTGCTCCCGGTCCCCCCGGGTCACCGACTGAGACCGCTTGCTGCCCCGGAACTTCCGGGACAGGAGGCTGCGTTTGGAAGATGACGTGGAGGCCTGTTCATCCAGAGACTCTCCGTCGGGCTCACCTTTCTTGCTGTTGAGGAAGGACGTGTCCCCAAAGGCGTCCCCAGCCCGGCCCACGTGCATGGTGTGACGGAAGTCACCCAGCGGAGCGCTGATCATCTCAGCTGTGAGGTCCAGGCGGGAGCGGCGCTTGGAGTGCATGGAGCTGGACACCAGTTGCTTGAGGATGGGCATCTTGCCGGTGGGAGGGAGGCGCACCCTCCGGAGGTCAGGGCTGAAGTCCAAGTCCGGCAGGTGGAGCAGGGGAGGACGCGGAGATCATAGGGCTGAAAGCAGACAGGAGGCAGGGGTTAGCACAGCTGGCCACCAGCACCAAAGCCCATCTGCCACGGGGCTGTCACTTAAAGCCAGCTCCCCTGCAAAAAAACACTAGACGATGCTCCACAACCCAGCCAGCCATTTCAAAACGCTGCCCGTTTCTCCATCCGCGGTCTCCCGGGGCAGAGGAGCGATTTTGCAAATCTGGTTAGAGTTCAGTAAGCCAGAGACACATTTTTCCTGAAACCTGAGAAACAAATCATCTGTTAAAGGACAATGCCTCCCCATCTCCGCCCCTCACCAAACCAGGCTGCTACTAGAACAAACAGTGCAGGGGTCAAGGGCGTCAAGGTGCCCAGGGATTCCCAGGAAGGCGGTCTGGAGACATGCTGAAAGTTCTTTCTGCTGTCTACCCCCATCCCTATGAAGTTGGTGGACACCTCAGCTTGAGTCACAGTCCTCAGAGAGAAGGGAGTGGTTAAGACGGGCCCCAGGAGACGGAGACGCTGCTTGGTACCTCCATATGCGTGGGCGGCCCGGCTGTCTTTCTGAATCAGAATTGGGGTGGGGTGTCCAGCACCCACAGAACCAGCTCCCTGGCCTCCTAGTCCTTGCTGGGTACCTATAAATGAAGATCCTGCCCAGGCATCTCCAGCGAGGGGCCCCGCGGTCTTTGCTCAGGATCATTCAGGGAGCTCAAGATAAGGAGAACCTCTCCCACTTTCTGTAGTTATTAGGGACACAGGGAGACAAGGACTAGACCCCAAATGATGTAGTCCCTGTAGAACCTGCAGACCCTTGGGTGAAGATAACTAGAAATCCAAACAACAGAGGGGGCTCAGGAGAGCTCACGGCAAGGGCCAAGCTCCAGTTCAGAGTCAAGGCCAAACCAGCCCTCTTCTCCCCAGAGGCACTACCCCTGGGTAGGGTGGGGGAGACAGGTGCAGAGCCCTAACACAGCAAGGTGGGGGAGGCGGGCGAGGCCCTGCTGACACAGGGTTCCAGGCCCACCCTTCACTCTGCACCCCTCAGAACagggggcagggcctgggtggtccctcctccttcctggtccTGCTGTCCTTCCTTCACTTGGCTAAAACAAAACTGTCCCCCAGGATCTCACATCCAAGTGATCCCCTGGATCCAGGGACCGCCCACCCCTCCCTCAAGGCCAGCCCTCCAGCGTCTGCACTGGGGGCTGTCCTGTGGCAGCAGCCCACCCTCTGGGCCCCAACACCCCCAGGCTCAGGCGAGGCTCCCCAGGGTGTAGCCAGGGCCAGTCCTCCCCGCCCCTGCCTGAACTGAGACCTGTCCTCTGAGCTTCCTCAGGGCTCCTGTGGGTCTGTGTCCTGCTTTCTGTCTAGTCCTGGGTGCCACCTATTTGGTCTTCAATTGTCCTTGGAAAGTCACACACCTCTCTCCCGCCCTCCTAGGACCCCCAGTTTCTCAGCTTCTGTCTTCACTTCAGCCCGTGGCACAGCTCCGGGGCTCCCACCCTGACCTCTGTGCCTTGGGACACCCTCCCCCCACACTCTCATTCCACCTAAGTCCCTGCAGCCCAGTCTGATGGCCTCCCCGACCGGCAGAGTGTCCCTCACCATGCCCTAGATACCGCTCACGCTCCAGCTAGCACCGAGTTCTCAGGGACACGCCGCAGAGCCAGAGAGGGCTCTCCCAGGAGGCCTTGAGGTGACCCTCGGATGGGCcggctctccctcctcccatcagACACTCAAGCAAGTTAACATGCCTGAACCCCAACCAGCATCCTCCCTGTCCTCTGGCTCCTTCCTGTCCTGCCTCCGCCTCTAGACAGACATTGAAGAGCCTGATCAGGGCTCAGCAAACACTCTGTTCAGGACCAGAGAACCAATGTTTTCATCTCTGTAGCTGATATAGTCTTTGCCACGGCTACTGAATTCTGTCTTAGAGAAAAAACAGccataagccaggtgcagtggctcacgtCTGTAATctgagtggctcaggaggctgaggcaggagggttgcaagttcaaagccagcctcagcaacttagtgagaccccaagcaactgagtgagaactGGTctccagtgcccctgggttcaatccccagtgtgtggGGGGAGCATAGCCAATATGCAAACCACCAGACACATGTGTccctacaaaattttatttaccagAATGGCAGTGCTGGTGACATGGAGTGCTGGGACATTAGAGTGTGCCAGGCCCCCAATACCTTGCCCTGGGCACCTCTTTCATGACTGTTCCCAGGCTGCATCCTTTATACCAAAGgtaaaaaaccaaagcaaaacccaCATTTATTTACAAAACCAGAGAGCAGAATGGATTTGGCCCAGGGGCCATGGCTGACCAACCCGTCCACACCACAGGTGAACCCTGGGCCAGTCATGGGCCAAACTTTGAGGAAAACCTTTTGGctcaaaagagaaagggaaggtagGGCCTGCATGGGTCATGCTGGACACAGAAGGAAATATAAGCAGCTTCAATGCGACCCCTGCGGATCCTTTCGGCTTCTGACACCAGGGCTTCCACCTGCCAGCTCCCAGTCGTGCTCACAGAACGCTGGCGTCTCTAATCGCTGGAAGGGACACCCAGGGCAGCTCTTTCATCCATGCTTGAGCGAACAGTTCACTGAAGCCGGGTGAGTCATCTGGGTTGACGCCCCAGGCTGAAGCCCCAGCTCCTGTGCGCCTCTGCCCACCCCAGGCCATTCAGTGATGGCCACCTATCGAGTGCTCCCCCCAGGGCCGGCCAGGGGACCCAGAGAAGGGAGGAGCCGGCTGCTGCCTCGGGAAAGTTCTTGCATAATCCCAGAGCTAGCTCCAACAGTGCCCAGGCTTTGGAGTGGACagtttttgtttgggtttggggCAGTTCTCTGCAGGCTGGGACGCTCCCAGGAATCATGGCCTCTGCCCACCAGATGCCAACAGCATCCATTCCCCCTGCCTTGACAACCCAGTCTTCAGACCTAGCCCTGTGTCCCTGAGGGGTCAGAACTGCTCCTGAGACATGTCACTGCACGGTGGCCCAGGCCTACAGTTCCAGAAAGGGGGGAGACCGAGGCAGGCAGATCctaagtcagcctgggcaacttaaggagaccctgtctcaaaattaaaaaaaaaaaaaagttaaaaagggccaggatgcagctcagtggttaagtgctcctgggctcaatcccagtacaaaaaaaaaaaaaaaaggaaaagaaaacagatggaTATTGATATTATTTAAGAGGTAAACACGGAAGGGGCAGGAGGGGGTGTCAGGGTCAGAATGGGGT includes:
- the Cdc42ep4 gene encoding cdc42 effector protein 4; this translates as MPILKQLVSSSMHSKRRSRLDLTAEMISAPLGDFRHTMHVGRAGDAFGDTSFLNSKKGEPDGESLDEQASTSSSKRSLLSRKFRGSKRSQSVTRGDREQRDMLGSLRESALFVKNAMSLPQLNEKDAAEKGSSKLPKSLSSSPVKKLGAGEGSGEEAGAGDLGPRRNGAVAPYPPDPLLDEQAFGDLTDLPVVPKASYGLKHAESILSFHIDLGPSMLGDVLSIMDKEEWDPEEDGGGYREEEGLGGSAQGPPVAEAAPPLVRQDGKGGPDLAPLPSHALEDEGWAAAAPSPSSARSVGSHTTRDSSSLSSCTSGVLEERSPAIRGPDRARVTLPRQPDKELSFMDEEEEEDEIRV